From Yersinia hibernica, a single genomic window includes:
- a CDS encoding NAD(P)H-quinone oxidoreductase has translation MTLLTHLPANMVAIEITHFGGPEVLAPVKRPTPQPAAGEILVKVSAAGVNRPDVMQRRGQYAPPPGASDIPGLEIAGVVVALATDVTRFKIGDKVCGLIAGGGYAQYCVIHETNALPVPRGLTEIEAAALPETFFTVWTNLFQRGHFAADETVLIHGGSSGIGTTAIMLSKAFGAKMVIVTVGSEQKRQACLTLGADIAINYHTADFVAETKRATTGKGADVIVDLIAGDYVARNYEAAAINGRIVQIGTQNGNAKDLNLMLMLLKRLTHTGSTLRSRTVAEKALIATELEQRVWPLLNDGKIKPQIFQTFPFEEAAKAHKLMESSTHIGKIVLTF, from the coding sequence ATGACATTGTTAACTCATCTCCCGGCAAACATGGTCGCAATTGAAATTACACATTTTGGTGGCCCTGAAGTCTTAGCCCCCGTTAAGCGCCCAACCCCCCAGCCCGCCGCGGGTGAAATATTAGTTAAGGTTTCAGCCGCCGGAGTTAACCGCCCTGATGTAATGCAACGCCGTGGTCAATATGCACCACCGCCGGGGGCCTCAGATATTCCGGGATTAGAAATTGCAGGTGTGGTGGTCGCGTTGGCCACTGATGTCACAAGATTTAAAATTGGAGACAAAGTGTGTGGGTTAATCGCGGGTGGTGGTTATGCTCAATATTGCGTCATACATGAAACCAATGCTTTGCCAGTCCCACGCGGCTTAACAGAAATCGAAGCTGCAGCACTACCGGAGACCTTCTTTACTGTATGGACCAACCTATTCCAACGCGGCCACTTTGCGGCGGATGAGACGGTATTAATTCACGGGGGATCCTCCGGTATAGGGACTACAGCAATAATGCTGAGCAAAGCATTCGGCGCAAAAATGGTCATTGTCACGGTGGGTTCAGAACAAAAGCGTCAGGCCTGTTTGACATTAGGAGCAGACATTGCCATTAACTATCACACGGCAGACTTTGTTGCTGAAACTAAACGAGCCACCACAGGAAAAGGGGCTGATGTTATCGTTGATTTAATTGCTGGTGATTATGTCGCACGTAACTATGAAGCCGCAGCAATAAATGGCCGAATCGTCCAAATTGGTACTCAGAATGGGAATGCTAAAGATCTAAATTTAATGTTGATGCTACTAAAACGTCTGACGCACACGGGATCTACATTGCGCTCGCGCACTGTGGCTGAAAAAGCGCTAATTGCCACAGAACTGGAACAGCGAGTTTGGCCATTGCTGAATGATGGAAAAATCAAACCCCAAATATTCCAAACGTTCCCATTCGAGGAAGCAGCTAAAGCCCATAAATTGATGGAAAGCAGTACACATATAGGTAAAATTGTCCTGACATTTTGA
- a CDS encoding YlaC family protein, producing the protein MGIIKKILIDDIARINQKEKRDGRLKFNSDFVYKHPYLCLAMLISYFFVLVLMYLTPYFGMSYMIAFTIFFVLMSAVLMMEIKPVFKFEDIGILDLRVCYNGEWFFSRALSTQAIDEILNSKNISDDFKIRFNHIISNKGEIDFYDVYDLAYLQKKSMRSNEPNQTASLASTSAIGH; encoded by the coding sequence ATGGGCATAATTAAAAAAATATTAATCGACGACATCGCGAGAATAAATCAGAAAGAAAAACGAGATGGCCGGTTAAAATTTAACAGCGATTTTGTCTACAAGCACCCCTACCTTTGCCTTGCCATGCTGATATCATACTTTTTTGTCTTAGTTTTAATGTACTTAACACCCTATTTTGGCATGAGTTATATGATTGCTTTTACTATTTTCTTTGTTTTGATGTCCGCCGTTCTCATGATGGAAATCAAACCTGTATTTAAGTTTGAAGATATTGGCATTCTCGATTTACGTGTTTGCTATAATGGTGAGTGGTTCTTTAGCAGAGCGTTATCAACACAAGCAATTGATGAAATATTAAATAGCAAAAATATCAGTGACGACTTCAAGATTCGCTTTAACCATATTATTAGTAATAAAGGTGAAATAGACTTCTACGATGTCTATGATTTAGCCTATTTGCAAAAAAAATCTATGCGCAGCAATGAACCCAACCAAACCGCGTCGTTAGCAAGCACCTCGGCTATCGGACATTAA
- a CDS encoding Lrp/AsnC family transcriptional regulator — protein MDKIDELLIAILAKNARVSLKDLSQQVSLSSPSTAERLRRLEERNIIRSYTLDLDQQAFGYHLQAIVRVKPLPGSLHIAEEMIQATPECVECDKVTGDDCFVCRLYIHSMDQLDTIIDRWSEHAEIQTSIVKSSPIIRRLPPLVRLPKESKI, from the coding sequence ATGGACAAGATTGATGAACTATTGATAGCTATTTTAGCCAAAAATGCGCGGGTATCTCTTAAAGATCTCTCACAGCAAGTAAGTCTCTCCTCCCCCAGCACCGCTGAACGCCTACGACGCCTTGAAGAGCGTAATATCATCCGCAGTTATACACTAGATTTGGATCAACAAGCCTTCGGCTATCACTTGCAAGCCATTGTGCGTGTCAAACCCTTACCTGGAAGTTTACATATAGCTGAAGAAATGATTCAGGCAACACCTGAATGTGTTGAGTGCGACAAGGTAACAGGTGACGATTGCTTTGTTTGTCGTTTATATATTCACTCAATGGATCAACTGGATACCATTATTGACCGTTGGTCAGAGCACGCTGAAATCCAGACCTCAATTGTGAAATCCTCTCCAATTATACGGCGGTTGCCGCCTTTAGTGCGCCTGCCCAAGGAAAGTAAAATCTGA
- a CDS encoding Kdo hydroxylase family protein: MSNNRNRASDPSILTLPYTDWGQSHTQGSSAIEALEQGKVLFLPYLAFELSEQEQQLLDPDLVDIKRKNISFKPLDGALTGVTDASKAALTRQLLERYYQSCLSLVSQLLPEYTTALHSPTNSLRLHPVTAWRDKTSWRKDDSRLHVDAFPSRPNYGERIIRIFTNINPHNEPRSWRVGEDFTQLARRYLPQLDSYSPISSWLQHKVGITKRRRSHYDHLMLQLHDKMKSDIDYQKNGVQQAIDFPAGSSWICFSDQPPHAAMGGQFMLEQTFLLPVDGMKNPQQSPLKILESLTKKALI, from the coding sequence ATGAGTAATAATCGAAACCGCGCGTCAGATCCATCGATTCTTACGCTCCCTTATACCGATTGGGGGCAAAGCCACACGCAAGGCTCCAGTGCCATTGAAGCTCTGGAGCAGGGTAAAGTGCTTTTCCTGCCTTATTTGGCGTTTGAACTAAGTGAACAGGAACAACAGTTGCTTGACCCTGATCTGGTTGATATTAAACGCAAAAATATCAGCTTCAAGCCACTTGACGGCGCACTAACGGGTGTCACTGATGCAAGCAAAGCAGCATTAACTCGCCAGCTACTTGAGCGCTACTATCAGAGTTGCCTCAGTCTGGTGAGCCAATTATTGCCAGAATATACTACGGCACTGCACAGCCCGACCAATAGCCTACGCTTGCACCCCGTTACCGCCTGGCGCGACAAAACCTCCTGGCGTAAGGATGATAGCCGTTTGCATGTCGATGCTTTCCCTTCCCGGCCTAATTATGGTGAGAGAATCATCCGCATCTTTACTAATATCAACCCTCATAATGAGCCTCGTTCATGGCGTGTAGGGGAAGATTTTACACAATTGGCCCGCCGCTATTTACCACAGCTTGATAGCTACTCCCCGATTAGCAGTTGGTTGCAGCATAAAGTTGGGATAACTAAGCGCCGCCGTAGCCATTACGATCATTTGATGCTTCAACTACATGACAAAATGAAGTCAGATATTGATTATCAAAAAAATGGCGTGCAACAAGCGATTGACTTCCCAGCGGGTAGCAGTTGGATCTGTTTTTCAGATCAACCCCCCCACGCGGCAATGGGGGGTCAATTCATGTTGGAGCAAACTTTCCTGCTCCCCGTTGACGGAATGAAGAACCCTCAGCAATCCCCGCTAAAAATATTGGAGTCGCTAACGAAAAAAGCGCTGATATAG
- the ydfZ gene encoding putative selenium delivery protein YdfZ, whose amino-acid sequence MVKVYDRNRNQIIPGKRVMVAQTGEIDVAKAIHTEGLAPVQAERKPVVELQHTGERYVPFDLVRLG is encoded by the coding sequence ATGGTTAAGGTCTATGATAGAAATAGAAACCAAATTATCCCAGGCAAACGTGTGATGGTCGCGCAGACTGGGGAGATTGACGTAGCCAAAGCGATTCACACTGAAGGTCTGGCCCCGGTACAAGCAGAGCGGAAGCCGGTTGTCGAGTTACAGCATACCGGTGAGCGCTATGTGCCTTTTGATTTGGTCAGACTAGGGTAA
- a CDS encoding AppA family phytase/histidine-type acid phosphatase: MTVAKKCLRLCALTLVLSSFTASAAPVAALPDGYTLERVVILSRHGVRSPTKQTQLMNDVTPDKWPQWPVKAGYLTPRGAELVTLMGGFYGDYFRHHGLLSAGCPLDGSIYAQADIDQRTRLTGQAFLDGVAPGCGLKVHYQANLKKIDPLFHPVEAGVCKLDSASTQQAVEERFGGPLSGLSQRYAKPFALMGEVLNFAASPYCQSLQQQGKVCDFATFAANEIKVSEGGKKVALSGPLALSSTLGEIFLLQHSQAMPDVAWHRLSGENNWVSLLSLHNAQFDLMAKTPYIARHKGTPLLQQIDTALVLQRDAKGQTLPLSPQTKLLFLAGHDTNIANIAGMLGANWQLPQQPDNTPPGGGLVFELWLNPNSQQRFVAVKMFYQTMDQLRNAEKLDLKNNPAKMIPIAIEGCENEGNNKLCRLETFHKKVTQVIAPACHI, encoded by the coding sequence ATGACAGTAGCAAAAAAATGCTTGCGCCTATGCGCCCTCACCTTGGTTCTGAGCAGTTTTACGGCTAGCGCTGCACCGGTTGCGGCATTACCTGACGGTTACACCTTGGAGCGAGTGGTTATTTTGAGCCGTCATGGTGTTCGTTCCCCGACGAAACAAACGCAGCTAATGAACGATGTCACTCCCGACAAATGGCCGCAATGGCCAGTAAAAGCTGGATATTTAACCCCCCGAGGTGCCGAATTGGTGACGCTAATGGGCGGATTTTATGGTGATTATTTCCGTCACCATGGGTTGCTATCAGCGGGGTGTCCGCTAGATGGAAGCATCTATGCGCAGGCTGATATTGACCAACGAACCCGCTTAACGGGGCAGGCTTTCTTGGATGGGGTCGCACCGGGTTGTGGCCTGAAAGTACATTATCAGGCTAATTTGAAAAAAATTGACCCATTATTTCATCCTGTTGAAGCGGGAGTGTGTAAATTGGATTCGGCATCAACCCAGCAGGCGGTTGAAGAAAGATTCGGTGGGCCATTGAGTGGGCTGAGCCAGCGCTATGCCAAACCCTTTGCGCTGATGGGGGAGGTGCTAAACTTCGCGGCATCCCCGTACTGTCAGTCTCTGCAACAGCAAGGAAAAGTTTGTGACTTTGCCACTTTTGCGGCAAATGAAATTAAAGTCAGTGAAGGGGGGAAAAAGGTTGCACTGAGTGGACCACTGGCACTCTCATCAACATTAGGTGAAATTTTCCTACTACAGCACTCGCAAGCTATGCCTGATGTTGCCTGGCATCGCCTTAGTGGTGAAAATAACTGGGTCTCATTATTGTCGCTGCATAATGCACAGTTTGATTTGATGGCGAAAACTCCTTACATTGCCCGTCATAAAGGAACGCCATTATTACAACAGATTGACACGGCATTAGTATTACAACGTGATGCTAAAGGGCAAACATTGCCACTATCCCCACAAACTAAATTATTGTTCCTTGCCGGGCATGATACCAATATTGCTAATATTGCTGGGATGTTAGGTGCGAATTGGCAATTGCCGCAGCAGCCTGATAATACCCCGCCTGGTGGGGGGCTGGTATTCGAGTTATGGCTGAACCCGAATAGCCAGCAGCGCTTTGTTGCAGTGAAAATGTTCTATCAGACAATGGATCAACTGCGAAATGCCGAGAAGTTAGATCTAAAAAATAATCCGGCAAAAATGATCCCAATTGCTATTGAAGGTTGTGAAAATGAGGGGAATAACAAACTTTGTCGGCTTGAGACATTCCACAAGAAAGTCACTCAAGTGATAGCGCCGGCCTGCCATATTTAA
- the glgC gene encoding glucose-1-phosphate adenylyltransferase codes for MRKTGDIDRVMSARQLPNKAVALILAGGRGSRLKDLTSVRAKPAVHFGGKYRIIDFALSNCLNSGIRRIGVITQYQSHTLVQHIQHGWSFLSEEMNEFVDLLPAQQRQGMEHWYTGTADAVFQNLDIIRRYRAEYVVILAGDHIYKMDYSRMLLDHVESGAACTVACIEVPKKEATAFGVMEVSEELQVKMFWEKPESPPTLPGKPDSSLASMGIYVFNAEFLFGLLESDHADENSSHDFGKDILPKITEQGHVWAHPFSLSCVSTSPDAPDYWRDVGTLDAYWQANLDQAAITPELDMYDSHWPIRTYAEPLPPAKFVQDRSGSHGMTMNTLVSGGCFISGSVVVNSVLFSRVRINSFCNIDSCVLLPDVNVGRSCRLHRCVIDRASTIPEGMVIGENADEDARRFYRSDSGIVLVTREMLAKL; via the coding sequence ATGCGGAAAACAGGCGATATCGACAGAGTTATGTCGGCCAGGCAACTTCCCAATAAAGCTGTAGCCCTGATTCTTGCAGGTGGCCGCGGCTCTCGCCTTAAAGATCTTACGTCTGTCCGAGCAAAACCCGCTGTGCACTTTGGCGGCAAATACCGCATTATCGACTTCGCACTCTCAAATTGTTTGAATTCAGGTATTCGCCGTATCGGCGTGATAACTCAGTATCAATCCCATACTTTGGTTCAGCATATACAACACGGCTGGTCATTTCTCAGTGAAGAGATGAATGAGTTTGTCGATTTATTGCCAGCACAACAGCGCCAGGGGATGGAACATTGGTATACCGGCACTGCCGATGCCGTTTTCCAAAATCTGGATATTATTCGGCGCTATCGTGCTGAATATGTAGTGATTCTGGCGGGAGACCATATTTATAAGATGGACTACTCGCGCATGCTGCTGGATCACGTTGAAAGTGGCGCGGCCTGTACTGTGGCTTGTATTGAAGTGCCCAAAAAGGAAGCGACCGCCTTCGGTGTGATGGAAGTCTCCGAAGAGCTGCAAGTAAAGATGTTTTGGGAGAAACCTGAATCCCCACCCACACTGCCCGGCAAACCAGATAGCAGTCTGGCCAGTATGGGGATTTATGTGTTTAATGCGGAATTCCTGTTTGGTCTACTTGAGAGCGACCATGCAGACGAAAACAGCAGCCATGATTTTGGTAAAGATATTCTGCCGAAAATCACTGAACAGGGCCATGTTTGGGCACATCCGTTCTCATTATCCTGTGTTTCCACCTCGCCAGATGCCCCTGATTATTGGCGTGATGTCGGAACATTGGATGCCTATTGGCAAGCAAACCTTGACCAAGCGGCTATTACCCCAGAGCTGGATATGTATGACTCACATTGGCCAATACGCACTTATGCCGAGCCATTGCCTCCCGCTAAATTTGTTCAGGATCGCTCCGGCAGTCATGGCATGACCATGAATACCTTGGTTTCCGGTGGCTGTTTTATCTCGGGCTCCGTGGTGGTCAACTCAGTGCTGTTTTCTCGAGTGCGAATCAATTCATTCTGCAATATCGACTCTTGCGTATTACTACCCGACGTCAATGTGGGCCGCTCCTGCCGCTTACATCGCTGTGTAATCGATCGCGCCAGTACTATCCCAGAGGGAATGGTCATTGGGGAAAATGCGGATGAAGATGCGCGCCGTTTTTATCGTTCGGACAGTGGTATTGTGCTGGTGACGCGAGAGATGCTGGCGAAGTTGTGA
- a CDS encoding phosphatase PAP2/dual specificity phosphatase family protein yields MIERENRGTRQQIWRRAVLWLLLLAPLFFISYGQTNHFTASRVGVGSVVYGWEQHIPFLPWTIVLYWSIDLLYGLSLFICTSLREQTRHAFRLIMASLVACLGFLLFPLKFSFVRPLTDGPFGWLFQQLELFDLPYNQAPSLHIMLAWLLWLRFWPHCQGILRWLMTGWFLLIAVSVLTTWQHHVIDIATGLAAGVIVSYLIPINSSWHWQRPNRSSLKLAFWYGGGALLLGGGAWWLGGGGYVLGWPAIALLAVAAGYSGWGTSVFQKEPDGRMSLSARLLLWPYRCGAWLSMYGFTRQLPQEISVADGIFIGSYPRSPLSQASVLDVTAEFSRNRYSHHKPYLCCPLMDLLVPSQQQLALAVAMLNQLHQQQGTVFVHCALGMSRSAVVIAAWLLDQERVATPQAAAELLRQVRPQVILQPKHLQALAQRQRGKNYAQ; encoded by the coding sequence ATAATTGAGCGAGAGAATAGGGGAACTCGCCAGCAAATCTGGCGGCGTGCTGTGTTGTGGCTGTTGTTACTGGCCCCACTGTTTTTTATCAGCTATGGCCAGACTAATCACTTCACTGCTAGCCGTGTGGGGGTGGGTAGTGTGGTGTATGGCTGGGAGCAGCACATTCCTTTTCTGCCGTGGACGATTGTGCTCTACTGGAGTATTGACCTACTTTATGGTTTGTCGTTATTTATCTGTACTTCGTTGCGCGAACAAACCCGTCATGCATTTCGCTTGATTATGGCATCACTGGTGGCATGTCTTGGTTTTCTATTATTCCCACTCAAATTCAGTTTTGTTCGCCCGCTAACTGATGGGCCCTTTGGCTGGCTATTTCAGCAACTTGAACTGTTTGATTTACCTTATAATCAGGCCCCGTCACTGCATATTATGCTGGCTTGGTTACTGTGGCTGCGTTTTTGGCCACATTGCCAAGGAATATTGCGTTGGCTAATGACTGGCTGGTTTTTATTAATCGCAGTATCAGTTCTGACCACTTGGCAACATCATGTGATTGATATCGCTACGGGTTTGGCGGCGGGCGTTATTGTCAGCTACCTTATCCCCATCAATAGCAGCTGGCATTGGCAGCGGCCTAATCGCTCATCCTTGAAGTTGGCATTTTGGTACGGCGGCGGGGCTTTACTGCTGGGTGGGGGAGCGTGGTGGCTCGGAGGGGGCGGCTATGTATTAGGATGGCCTGCAATTGCTCTGCTCGCGGTGGCCGCGGGTTATAGTGGCTGGGGCACTAGTGTGTTCCAAAAAGAGCCAGATGGCCGAATGTCGCTCTCAGCGCGGTTGCTATTATGGCCTTATCGGTGCGGAGCCTGGCTGTCAATGTATGGATTTACCCGCCAATTACCTCAGGAAATATCTGTGGCTGATGGCATTTTTATCGGCAGTTACCCGCGATCACCGCTATCCCAAGCTAGCGTATTGGATGTGACGGCAGAATTTAGCCGCAACCGCTATAGTCACCATAAACCCTATCTCTGCTGCCCATTGATGGATTTGCTGGTGCCGAGTCAACAACAATTGGCGCTGGCGGTGGCTATGCTTAATCAACTGCATCAGCAACAGGGGACGGTTTTCGTTCATTGTGCGTTGGGAATGTCACGTAGCGCGGTGGTGATTGCGGCGTGGTTACTTGACCAAGAGCGCGTTGCGACACCACAAGCGGCGGCCGAATTATTACGCCAAGTTCGCCCGCAAGTAATATTGCAGCCCAAGCATTTACAGGCACTTGCACAAAGGCAAAGAGGGAAAAACTATGCTCAATAA
- a CDS encoding bifunctional alpha/beta hydrolase/class I SAM-dependent methyltransferase translates to MTQGNRVAQELTFITSDNTSLFYRCWPAQHGPAKRVIVLFHRGHEHSGRLQHIVDELMLPDVTFYAWDARGHGQSPGPRGYSPSLARSVQDVDEFVHFTSVDSQVPMQDIMVIAQSVGAVLVATWVHDYAPKIRGMILASPAFKVKLYVPFARPGLMLMQRLRGLFYVKSYVKGKFLTHDTSRVASFDNDPLVSRPIAANILLDLYRTAERIVQDAAAITLPTQLLISGDDFVVHRAPQQKFYQRLSSPVKEQHVLPGFYHDTLGEKDRQLAFDKMRVFIERLYTEQLPTHNYGYEDCWSASADCYRALQVPLKPYSAEGLYYRALRYGMKTLGRSATGVRLGLETGFDSGSTLDYVYRNQPEGNNKLGRYIDQQYLNSIGWRGIRVRKVHLQQTIQMALQQLRDKNMPLRIVDIAAGHGRYVLDALTDQHDVEQILLRDYNELNVEKGQTMIAERNLVPTARFEKGDAFDRDSLANLAPTPTLAIVSGLYELFPQNDPVQASLAGLAAAIPEGGILVYTGQPWHPQLNMIARALTSHQAGQPWVMRVRSQGEMDALVEQAGFDKCHQLIDEWGIFTVSLAVRRADN, encoded by the coding sequence GTGACTCAAGGAAACCGTGTTGCTCAGGAACTGACATTTATCACCAGCGACAATACTTCATTATTCTATCGCTGCTGGCCCGCCCAGCATGGCCCGGCAAAACGAGTGATAGTGTTGTTTCATCGTGGTCATGAGCATTCGGGGCGTTTGCAGCATATTGTTGATGAGTTGATGCTGCCGGATGTCACGTTTTATGCTTGGGATGCCCGCGGTCATGGTCAGTCACCGGGACCGCGGGGTTATAGCCCAAGTTTGGCGCGTTCGGTGCAAGATGTTGATGAGTTTGTCCATTTTACTAGTGTGGATAGCCAGGTGCCGATGCAGGATATTATGGTCATCGCTCAAAGTGTTGGGGCGGTGCTGGTTGCTACCTGGGTACATGATTATGCCCCCAAAATTCGCGGCATGATTTTGGCATCACCGGCGTTTAAAGTGAAGTTGTATGTGCCGTTTGCTCGCCCAGGATTGATGCTAATGCAGCGGTTGCGTGGGCTATTTTACGTTAAATCTTATGTCAAAGGTAAGTTCCTGACTCATGACACATCGCGGGTTGCCAGTTTCGATAATGACCCACTGGTGAGCCGCCCGATTGCGGCCAATATCTTGCTGGATCTTTATCGGACTGCCGAGCGGATCGTGCAAGATGCTGCGGCTATTACGTTGCCGACACAATTACTGATTTCCGGCGATGATTTTGTTGTGCATCGTGCGCCACAGCAGAAATTCTATCAACGGCTCAGCAGCCCAGTGAAAGAGCAGCATGTTTTGCCCGGCTTCTATCATGACACCTTGGGTGAGAAAGACCGCCAACTGGCTTTTGATAAGATGCGAGTTTTTATTGAGCGGCTGTATACCGAGCAATTACCCACCCACAATTACGGCTATGAGGACTGCTGGAGTGCCAGTGCCGATTGCTATCGTGCGCTGCAAGTGCCGCTGAAACCCTATTCGGCTGAAGGTTTGTACTATCGAGCATTGCGGTACGGTATGAAGACGCTGGGCCGCAGCGCCACTGGCGTGCGATTAGGGTTAGAAACCGGTTTTGACTCGGGCAGTACCCTCGATTACGTCTATCGCAATCAGCCGGAGGGCAATAACAAACTGGGGCGCTATATCGACCAGCAATATCTCAATAGTATTGGTTGGCGCGGGATCCGTGTGCGCAAGGTGCATTTGCAGCAAACCATCCAAATGGCGCTGCAGCAGTTACGCGATAAAAACATGCCACTGCGCATTGTGGATATCGCGGCAGGCCACGGCCGCTATGTCTTGGATGCGCTAACCGACCAGCATGATGTTGAGCAAATTCTACTGCGTGATTACAACGAGCTGAATGTCGAAAAAGGGCAAACCATGATTGCAGAGCGCAATCTGGTGCCAACCGCGCGTTTCGAAAAAGGCGATGCGTTTGACCGGGACTCGCTGGCGAATCTTGCCCCAACCCCCACACTGGCTATTGTTTCCGGGTTATATGAGCTATTTCCTCAAAATGACCCGGTGCAGGCATCATTGGCGGGGCTGGCCGCGGCTATCCCCGAGGGGGGAATATTGGTTTACACCGGCCAACCTTGGCACCCACAATTAAACATGATTGCCCGGGCATTAACCAGCCATCAAGCCGGGCAACCGTGGGTCATGCGGGTGCGCAGCCAGGGGGAAATGGATGCTTTGGTTGAACAGGCCGGTTTTGATAAATGCCATCAATTGATTGATGAGTGGGGGATTTTCACCGTATCGTTGGCGGTGCGTCGTGCTGATAATTGA
- a CDS encoding lysophospholipid acyltransferase family protein, which produces MNRLLRWIFTLCVVYPVVLVWLGVSVWQRKQLPLKGPAIVVANHNSHLDILTLFTLFPLSTLSQVHPVAAADYFLRHRAIAWFAIKVIGIIPVVRGGAGKGSDPLAGCIEALSNNKIVILFPEGTRGEPEKFSEFKSGLWYLSRQFPSTPITPVYMHGLGRAMGKGQRIPVPFFIDIYVDKPFYFHDDKQIFRTELQQRFITLQQLATRKMP; this is translated from the coding sequence GTGAACCGACTATTGCGCTGGATATTTACGTTGTGTGTGGTGTATCCGGTAGTTTTGGTATGGCTGGGGGTTTCTGTCTGGCAGCGAAAACAGTTACCCCTCAAAGGGCCGGCCATTGTGGTGGCAAATCATAATAGCCATTTGGATATATTGACGCTGTTTACTTTATTCCCGCTTTCAACATTGTCACAAGTTCACCCAGTGGCTGCAGCTGACTACTTTTTACGTCATCGCGCCATCGCCTGGTTTGCCATTAAGGTGATTGGCATTATTCCGGTTGTGCGCGGTGGAGCAGGTAAGGGCAGTGACCCGTTGGCGGGGTGTATTGAGGCGTTATCAAATAATAAAATTGTTATCTTATTCCCCGAGGGGACGCGCGGGGAACCGGAAAAATTCTCCGAATTTAAATCGGGTCTGTGGTATCTGAGCCGACAGTTTCCGAGCACGCCAATAACCCCGGTATATATGCACGGTTTAGGGCGGGCTATGGGCAAAGGCCAGCGTATTCCGGTGCCCTTCTTTATTGATATTTATGTTGATAAACCTTTCTATTTTCATGATGACAAACAGATATTCCGAACTGAATTACAACAACGGTTTATCACTTTGCAACAGCTCGCTACAAGGAAAATGCCGTGA
- a CDS encoding phosphatidate cytidylyltransferase: protein MNSLLAISLAVIFALLVIASIIIIVLIRRYPERNWLELRQRITSWWLIIMVFTVAMVSPKWLSLVIFGFISFLALKEFLTLISTRRSDNIPLLWMYLAIPIHYLWIGIGWYGMFVIFIPIYAFLFLPVRMVLIGDTNGFLHAASNMHWGLMTTVFALSHVAFLMVLPGGIGGQGALLVVFLVALTELNDIAQYLWGKSLGRIKVTPTVSPNKTLAGLLGGVATTMVLAGILGPILTPMNFTFSLLAGLLIGLTGFCGDVVMSAVKRDLGVKDSGKLLPGHGGILDRLDSLIYTAPLFFHFIRYFYY from the coding sequence ATGAACTCACTCTTGGCTATCAGTTTGGCAGTTATTTTTGCTCTATTAGTGATCGCCAGCATCATTATTATCGTTTTAATCCGGCGATATCCGGAAAGGAATTGGTTGGAATTACGCCAGCGTATTACCAGTTGGTGGCTGATTATTATGGTCTTCACCGTGGCGATGGTGAGCCCAAAATGGCTGTCATTGGTTATTTTCGGTTTTATCAGTTTTCTGGCATTAAAAGAATTTTTAACACTCATTTCCACTCGTCGCTCTGACAATATTCCTTTGCTGTGGATGTATCTGGCTATTCCTATTCACTATCTGTGGATTGGCATAGGCTGGTACGGCATGTTCGTTATTTTCATCCCAATTTATGCATTTCTATTCTTGCCAGTGCGGATGGTACTGATTGGTGATACCAACGGTTTCTTGCATGCAGCATCGAATATGCATTGGGGCTTGATGACCACGGTATTTGCCCTCAGCCATGTGGCCTTTTTGATGGTGTTACCCGGTGGTATTGGTGGGCAGGGGGCGCTGCTGGTGGTGTTCTTAGTGGCGCTGACGGAACTGAATGATATAGCGCAATACTTATGGGGAAAATCATTAGGTCGAATCAAAGTGACTCCGACAGTCAGCCCCAATAAAACCTTAGCGGGTTTACTGGGAGGGGTGGCAACGACTATGGTTTTAGCGGGTATTTTGGGGCCGATATTAACACCAATGAACTTCACTTTTTCACTGCTTGCAGGATTACTGATCGGGTTGACTGGTTTCTGTGGCGATGTGGTGATGTCGGCGGTTAAACGTGATCTGGGGGTGAAAGATTCAGGTAAATTATTGCCCGGCCACGGCGGTATTCTTGACCGCTTGGACTCCCTCATTTATACCGCGCCGCTGTTCTTTCATTTTATTCGCTATTTTTATTATTAA